CGCCGGCGCGATGCCGCGTACCTGCGCCTCGCCGTGTCCGAGTACAACGCCGCCGGCCAGCGCTTCTGGAAGCGCGGCGGCTTCGAGCCCGTCAAGCAGGTGCTCGCCGAGTTCGGCAACAAGAAGAGCGTCTTCCACGTCCTGCGCCGTGCCCTGGAGGTGCGATGAAGTGTCCGGAGTGCAAGGGGCAGATGCTCGAACGGTCCTTCGAGGCCCACCAGGGAAGGCAGGTGACGCTGGACGTCTGCCACACCTGCCGCGGCCTGTGGTTCGACACCCACGAGAGCCTCCAGCTCTCCGCCACGGGAACCCTGCGCCTCTTCCGCGAGCTGTATGACCGCCAGGGCGAGCGCCCTCCCCCCGGCCACCGTGTGCTGTCCTGCCCGCGCTGCGACTCGAAGCTGGAGCGGGCGCATGACCTGGCGCACAACAACCGCTTCCAGTACTCGCGCTGCACGCAGCTTCATGGCCACTTCATCTCCTTCTTCCAGTTCCTGCGCGAGAAGGGCATCGCCCGCGAGCTCACGCCCCGGGAGCTCACCGAGCTGCGCAAGCACGTGGACACGCTCCTGTGCTCCGACTGCGGCGAGCCCGTGCGGCTGGCGAACCTGACGGCCTGTGTGCGCTGTCAGGCCCCGCTCTCGCTGTTGGATCCCGAGTGCGTGGAGAACACGGTGCGCGGCGCGCAGAAGGCGGACGGCTCGCGCCGGGACGTGGCGCCCGAGGTGGCCGCCCGGCTGCTGATGAACGAGCTGAAGCTCAGCGGCTTCCACCGCAAGCCCCCGCCTCGCGACAGGCCCGAGCACCGCTCGAACGCCATTCCCGCCGTCACGCTCGACGCCCCGGATCGTCGCACCTCGGAGAACGCCAGCGGCGCCGCCGACGCCGTGGACCTGATCGAGATGGGCATCGAGCTCGTCGGCGTCGGGCTGCGAGCCCTGAAGCACTTCTTCACCTGAGTTCCCCCCTCACCCGCGGTACCCCCACGACATGACGCACCGACAACCCACGCGGCTTCCGCTCCTGCTCCTGCTCACGCTGACGGCCCTGACCGGCTGCCCCAAGCCCCCGCCGACTCCGGAGCAGACCCACTCCGAGATCCAGTTCGACGTGACGGTGCCGCCCGAGACCCCGGTGAACGCCACGCTCCTGCTCACGGGCGAGGACTCGGCGTTCAAGGGCCCCACCGGCCAGGGACTGGAGCTCGTCTTCCAGGGGGGCACCACCTTCTCCGCCAAGACGCGGGTGCCCAAGAACCAGCCGCTCACCTACACCGTCCAGATGACCACGCCGTCCGCGCAGGTGGCGCTCGACACGGCGGGGAGCGTGGTGCCCGCCCGGACGCTCGAGGCGCACCAGAACGAGGAGAACGTGAGCTTCAGCGTGGAGCGCTGGGGCCCGGCCGGGGGTGACACCCAGCCTCGGACCGCCTTCGTGGTCGCGGTGCCGGAGACGACTCCCGGGACCGATGACATCTACCTGGCTGGCAACCATGAGCTGCTGGGCGGCTGGAACCCGGCGGGCGTGAAGCTCTACAAGGCGGTGAACAACAGCTACGCCACCGTGCTCTCCTTCACGCCGGACACGTCGCTCGAGTTCAAGGTGACGCGCGGCTCGTGGGACAAGGTGGAGAAGACGGCCGAGGGCGCCGAGGTGGCCAACCACTCGCACAAGACGGGGACGGGCTTCTCGCGCGTCTCGCTCTCGGTGGGAGCGTGGGCGGACTTCATCACCCTTCCGCCCGAGCAGGTGCTCACCGGGAAGATCGAGTACCTGAGCGTGACGCCCACCAACACGCTGCTGAAGAAGCGTGACGTCATCGTCTGGCTGCCGCCGGACTACGGCGACGACCCCGAGCGCCGCTACCCGGTGCTGTACATGCACGACGGGCAGAACCTGATGGATGCCACCACGGCGTTCGCCGGGGAGTGGGGTGTGGACGAGACGGCGCAGGAGCTCGTCGAGGCCGGGAAGGTGGACGCGCTCATCATCGTGGGCATCTACAACACCTCGGACCGGGGCCCCGAGTACACGCAGGTCCCCGATGCCCGCTACCCCGAGGTGGACGGGGCCAACGGCGGCAGGGCGGACGCGTACGGCCAGTTCATCGTCAACGAGCTCAAGCCGATGATCGACGGCAAGTACCGCACGCGGCCAGAGGCGAAGTACACGGGCCTGGCCGGCTCGTCGCTGGGTGGCCTGGTGACGATGTACCTGGGCATGAAGCACCCGGACACGTTCAGCCGCCTGGCCGTCATCTCTCCCTCGGTGTTCTGGGGGAACAACGACATCGTCACGAAGGTGAACGCGCTGCCCGGCAAGCTGGCGCTGCGCATCTGGGTGGACATCGGCACCGAGGAGGGCAGCAGCAGCCAGGAGACGGTGGACGACACGCGGCTGCTGCGCGACGCGCTGGTGAACAAGGGGTGGGTGCTCGGCGGCGACCTCAAGTACACCGAGGTGGAGGGCGGCAAGCACAACGAGGCGGCCTGGGCCGCGCGCTTCGGCAGCGTGCTCCAGTACCTCTTCCCCCCGCCTCCTCCGTGAGTTGACTGGTGAACAATCGGGGGCGCCCCCCCAGGGCGTCCCTCTCACTCCAGGAGGAACCGGAAAGCGCGGACTCCTGGTAACATTCCCCTTCATTGGTTACGCCATACAGGCGTCGTGCGGGGGAGTGGCTGTTGGTGCCCATCGACACACTGGCTCGCCGCCTCCCGCTGTTGCTCGCGGTGGCCGCTCCCTTCCTGGTCTGCTGGCTCTTCATCGACGCGTACGTCCTGCCGGCCCACCTCGAGCCGTACGTCCTGCACCTGAACGGGACGTGGAAGCTCCAGGAGGGCGACGGGGTGGGGTGGGCGGAGCCGGCGTATGACGACTCGGGGTGGGGGGAGATCCGCTTCCCCGGGGGGTACTCCTCGCAGGGCTACCGGGCGAGCCAGGCCTGGGCGCGCAAGCGGTTCGAGCTGCCCGCATCGCTTCGGGACAAGCCGCTGCTGCTCACGATGGGAGGAATGCGCACCAGCCGCGTGACGCTCTTCGTGAACGGACACGAGGTGGGCCGGACGGACGAGTCCTTCCGCGGGCTCAAGGGCGAGGTGGATGGACTGGAGGCCTGGAGGGTGGACAGCCGGGAGCTGCTGCCGGGCTCCAACGTGCTCGCCGTCCGCTTCGAGTGGACGCTGCCCGGAAACGATGGCGTGCTGGACGGGCGCATGCTGCTGGGGGCGCAGGAGCAGCTGACGCCGTACTACCTGCGCGCGAGCGACATCCGCCAGTTCTTCCAGAACGGAGCGCTCGCCCTCTTCGCGTTCATGCTGCTGCTGCTGGGCATGTTCATGAGCCGGAAGGCGGATCCCTCCCGGAGGGCGCTGCGGCGCTCCACCGTCTTCGTGGTGGCCTCGGCGGCGTTCTACCTGGGCGCGCGGACCGGGCTGCTGCCCTTGAGGCAGTCCTCTCCCCTGACGTTCACGATTCTCTCCCTCACGGTGGTGGGCATCGTCTGGGCCATCATCGAGTTCTCCCAGCATTATTGCCTCGGGCACGTCACCCGAGGCGGGAAGGCCCACCGGGCCGTCTGCGGGGTGTTCGCGGGCGCCTTCCTCGCGGTGCAGGTGCTCGGCCCGCTCGAGGGGCCCGTAGTGCTCTACCGGCTCTTCGCCCTCTACATCTTCGCAAGCGTGCTGTACGTGTCGGGGTTGACGACGGCCACGCTGCTGCGCCGCCAGCGCTCGTCGGATGCGGTGTTCGCGGCGGCCATCTTCTGCATGCTCGGCGCGGGCGTGGTGGATCTGCTCACCGACTTGTATGTGTTTCAGGCGCCCCGCCTCTTCTCGGTGTCGGTGATCAACCTGGGGCTGTGCGTGGGCGTGCTGCTCATCGCGGACTTCATCCAGCTCAGCTACGTCAACGAGACGCTCTCGGCGAACCTGGCCCGGTCGAACGCGGAGCTCGCGGTGGCGCTGGCCCGAGCGGAGGACGCCGCCCGGCTCAAGAGCGCGCTGCTGGCGGAGCGGCTGGCCTCGGTGGGCACCCTGGCCACCGGGGTCGCCCATGAGATCAACAACCCCATGGCCTACGTGACGGCGAATCTGACGTTCCTCTCCAAGCAACTGCCGGAGCTGGCGCACTGCGCGGAAGGCGACGAGGCCGTGAAGGAGGAGCTGGCCGAGCTGGGGCAGGTGGCCACGGAGAGCCTGGAAGGGGCGCGGCGGGTCAACCAGATCGTCAAGGAGTTGAGGCTCTTCGCCCGGGGGGGTGGCGACGAGCGGCTGGAAGCGGTCGACGTGCGCACCGTGGCGAGGAGATCCTTGAACCTGGCGCTGCACGAGCTGGAGCAACGCGCGCGGATCATCCAGGAGCTGGAGGAGGTGCCCCGGGTGCTCGGCAGCGAGTCCCAGCTCGGCCAGGTCTGTCTCAACCTGCTGCTCAACGCGGGCCAGGCGATGACGAAGGAAGACACGGACCGCAACGAGCTCATCCTGCGCACGCGCCGGCGCGAGGATGGCTGGGTGATGCTCGAGGTCGCGGACACGGGCTGTGGGATTCCCCCGGAGGATCAACGCAGGCTGTTCGATCCGTTCTTCACCACGAAGCAGACGGGGGAGGGGATGGGGATGGGGCTCTCCATCTGCCATGGAATCGTCAAGCGGCTGGGTGGGGAGATCCAGGTGGAGAGCGCGGTGGGAAAGGGCAGCGTGTTCCGGGTCGTCCTGCCGCCGCACGCCGCCTGATCACCCCCGCTCGGCCCGGGGAGCATCCATGAGCGCGGCCACCTCGGGCGAATAACCCCCCGGCCCCTCACCGTGCGCGATGAGCGGCGGACGCACGGAGAGCCCGCGCTGCCTGTCGCGCACCGCGTGCACGAGAAAGCGCGTGGCGGGAGACTCCACGCGCGCATGCACGAAGCGCAGGGCCACCGGGTACAGCTTCGCGGCCACGAGCAGCCCGAGCACCTCCGCCACGCGGGCCGCCGGGTACACGAGGCTCACCCGTCCGCCCGGAGCCAGCGCATGCCGGGCCGCCGCCACCACCGAGGGCGCGTCACACGCCAGCTCCTGCTTGGACAGGGCGCGCTCCTCGTCCGGGCTGCGCACGCCCGCGTTCACGGGCCGGAAGGGCGGGTTGGACACCACGTGCGCATAGGCCCCCGGGGCGAACAGCGAGCGGGCCTCGCGCAGATCTCCCAGGAGCGGCCGCACCCGCCCCTCGCACTCATTGAGCGCCACGGCGCGCACCAGACGCGCATGCACCTCGGGTTGCAGCTCCAGCGCGTCCACGGGCCCCAGGCCGAACTGACGCACCAACAGGAAGGACACCACGCCACTGCCGGCGCCGAGCTCCAGCAGCGGGCCTCCGGCCTCCCCGCCCTCGGTGGCCGCGAAGGCCGCGAGCAGCACGGCGTCCAGCGTGAAGCGGTAGCCGCTCCGGCGCTGCAACAGCTTCACGCCCGAGGTGCCAATGGAGTCGAGTGTCTCGTCGGGCGCTTGGATCACCGGCGCACCAGCACCTCGTCCAGGGGCTTCTTGCGGATGTCCGGCACGCGGGCGCCCTCGGCGGGGTAGCCCACGGGGAGCACCGCGAAGGCCTTCTCGTTCTCCGGCCGGCCGAGCACCTCGCGCAGGAAACCCATGGGCGAGGGCGTATGCGTGAGCGTGGCCACCCCGGCCTGCGTGAGCGCGGCGATGAGGAAGCCCACGGCGATGCCCACCGACTCCGGCACGTAGTAGTGCTTCACCTTCTTGCGCGTCCCGTCCGGCAGCTCCTTCACGCCATGAAGCTGCGCGAAGACGACGATGATCGCGGGCGCGTCGGTGAAGTGGGGCTTGTGCCAGTCGGTGCCCAGCGGCACGAGCGCCTCCAGCCACTCCTCGCTCATGCGCCGCGCATAGGACTCACGCTCCTCGGCCTCGGCGGCCTCGCGCAACCGGGCCTTGAGGGCGGGGTCGGTGATGACGACGAAGGTCCACGGCTGCTGGTTGGCGCCGCTCGGGGCGTGGGCGGCACAGGCGATGGCGTCCTCCAGCACGCCGGGGGGAATGGGCTCGGAGGAGAAGTCGCGCACCGAGCGGCGGCGATCCATGGACTCGCGGAAGGCGCGGGAGCGCCGCTGGGACTCCTCGGGCGAGAGGCGTGGCCAGTCGAGGGGAATGGAGGGATGGCTCTTCTCGCTCAAGAGGGACTCCGGGAATGTCGGACAGAGGACCCTCACTCTAGCTGGCTGTCCGTGGGCGTGGAGGTGTGGGCGTTTTTCCGACGGGCCGGGGTTGGCGTCACGCGAGGAATGCACAGCGTGCGAGCCCCATGAGGCACGTCTCCCTTCCTGTCGTACTCCTGGCCCTGGCGTCCAGCGGCTGCGGCGCCGACCCGGAGCCGTGTATCAGCGGCTGCCCCGACATCTCCGGGCTGTACTCCGTGAAGAACGCCACCCCGGTGGGGCAGTGTCCCTTCAGCCCCTATCTGCTCGCGCCCACCGTGCAGTTGCAGCAGCTGGATGATGGGCGGAGGGCCGTGTTCCACGTCATCGATCCGGCCACGGGGCTCGAGGTGCCGCTGACGGGGGACGTCTATGCGCCCGGGCCGAAGGAGGGGCGGGAGGTGCTCGGCTCGTTCCGGATCGACTCCGCCGTGGTGCGCGCCACCAGCGCCTCGGACGAGCGGACGCGGGTGCTGGAGCTGAGCGCCTCGGGCTCGGTGTCGCTGCACGAGGGCCGCCGGGTGCTGACGGCCACCATGAGCACACTGGACATCACAAATGAGCCCACCCCGGACCGGGGTTGTGGCATCACGCTCTCCATCACCGGAGAAGGAGACTGAGCCGTGGCCAACGAGGCCCCCACAGCTGAATCCACCCCTGGCCCCAGACGCCGGAGGCCCTCGGCCTTCGCCTGGCTCAGCCTGGGGGTGTGTGCGCTCATCGGGGTGGCGATCGGCATCGGGAGCTTCACCTTCGTCTACGCGAAGGGAATCTCGTACATGACGGACGATCCCGCCGCGTGCGCCAACTGCCACGTGATGAGGGATCAATACGCCGAGTGGACCAACTCCAGCCACCACACGGTGGCGGTGTGCAATGACTGCCACACGCCCCCGAGCTTCGTGGGCAAGTACCTGTCCAAGGCGCGCAATGGCTGGCACCACTCGGTGGCCTTCACCGCGGGGGGCTTCCACGAGCCCATTCAAATCACCCCGCACAACCGCGCCATCACCGAGCAGCGCTGCCGCTCGTGCCACCAGCCCATCGTCCAGGCCATCGACGCGCACGCGGCCTCCACGGGCACCGAGCACGATGACGGCTCCATCTCCTGCATCCGCTGTCACAGTGACGTCGGACACGGACCCTGACCCCCACCCTCCCTCACGGAACCGCACTGTATGGAAGCTTCGCGAACCCGCCGCCGAATGATGCTCCTGCTCGCCGCGATGGTGCTCGCCGCGGGCGCCGCCGCCGGTGCCGCCGCGCTCGCGGTGAACATCATGGAGCGCAAGCAGGAGGCCCGCAATCCCTTCTACCGGGTCGTCGAGCTCACCGACGACACGGTGGACCCGGCCATCTGGGGCAAGAACTTCCCGCTCCAGTACGACGACTACAAGCGCACGGTGGACCAGGTGCGCACGAAGTACGGCGGCAGTGAGGCCATCCCGCGCGAGCCCACGGCCAACGATCCCCGCACGGTGACGGCGCAGTCGCGGCTGGAGGAGGATCCGCGGCTGAAGACGTTCTGGGCGGGCTACGCCTTCGCGACGGACTTCCGCGAGGAGCGCGGCCACGCGTACGTCCTGGAGGATCAGCTCTTCACCGAGCGCCAGCACGTGACGAAGCAGCCGGGCGCGTGCTTGCACTGCCACGCCTCGGTGTACGTGACCTACAAGAAGCAGGGCGAGGGAGACCTCATCAAGGGCTTCGAGAAGGTGAACGCGATGCCCTACGCCGAGGCGCGCAAGCTGGTGGAGCACCCGGTGGCGTGCATCGACTGCCATGACTCGCAGACGATGCAGCTGCGGGTGACGCGGCCGGGCTTCCTGGAGGGGATTCGCGCGCTGAAGGCGAGCCAGGGCGTGCAGAACTACGACGTGAACAAGCAGGCGACGCGCCAGGAGATGCGCACGTACGTGTGCGGGCAGTGCCACGTCGAGTACTACTTCAAGGGCCCGGAGAAGCGGCTGACGTACCCGTGGGCCAACGGCATCAAGATCGAGAACATCCTCACGTACTACGCGGAGAACGGGCACAAGGACTGGACGCACGCGGAGACGGGGGCACCGGTGCTCAAGGCGCAGCACCCCGAGTTCGAGATGTACAACCAGGGCATCCACGCGCGCTCGGGCGTGGCGTGCGCGGACTGCCACATGCCCTACAAGCGCGAGGGGGCGCTGAAGATCAGCGACCACCACGTGCGCAGCCCGCTGCTGAACGTGAACCGGGCCTGCCAGACGTGTCACAACTGGACGGAGGCGGAGCTGACGCAGCGCGTGACGACGATCCAGGACCGGACCTTCGAGCTGCGCAACCGGGCGATGGACGCGATGATCGCGCTGATTGGGGACATGAAGGCGGCGCGGGGAGCGGGCAAGACGGACGCGGACCTGAAGACGGCGATGGAGCTGCAGCGCCGGGCGCAGTTCATGGTGGACTTCGTGGAGGCGGAGAACTCAATGGGCTTCCACGCGCCGGAGGAAGCGGCGCGCATCCTGGGCATCGCGATGGACCTGGCGAGACAGGGGCAGCTGGCGGTGCGGCAGCCCGACTACACGCCGAACCTCTTTCCGAGCACGACGCCGTCGGTGAAGCCCACGGAGCGCGAGGTGACACCCGCACCCGCGGGAGGCACGGGAAGCGGCACCCAGGGTGGGGGCGGCACCAACCACTGAAGCGCCACCTGGAAGCGCCCACACCGAAGCGCCCACACCGAAGCGCCCACACTGAAGCGCCCACACTGAAGCGCTCACACTGAAGCGCTCACACTCCGAGCAACATCCCCTCTCCCTCCGGGAGAGGGACGGGGTGAGGGTGTCTCGCGCCCCAGGCTCCCACCCGTGAGCCTCGGCCGAGGGCCCCGGACCCCGCGGGGCCACCATCGGCCACCTGACTCTCCGAGCGTGTAGGCGAGCAACCCCCCGTTCGCCTCGTTCGTTCATTGAATGGTCCGCTCTGGAGCAGCCGGAGTAGACTGGCCTGGAGGACAATCCCCATGGCGAACAGCAGCATCGAGCCGGCGCAACTCCCGTGGCAGCCGCCGCACATTCTCTGGATGGCTGGCTCCCTCGATGGGGCTTCGGGTCCGGGTATGCGTCAGGCTTCGCACGGTGGGCTCAGGCCGGAGGCGCAGGGTCCGAGGCGCATCCTGGTCGTCGACGATGACCCGGCCATCCTGAATGTCTGGCGCCGGGTGCTGGGGCAGAGATCGCGCCCCTCGTCGCTGGATCACCTCGAGAAGAAGCTCTTCGGAAGCACCCCGCCGGCCACGTCCGCGTCCGCGCCACCGTCGACCCCACCGGCCGCACCCGCGGATGCGGGCTTCACCATCGACACGGCCTCGCAGGGGATGGAGGGGTACCAGAAGGTCATCGCCGCCCTCGAGGAGTCGCGTCCCTACACGTTCGCCCTCGTGGACATGCGGATGCCGCCGGGCTGGGACGGGCTGGAGACCATCCTGCACATGCTGGAGAAGGATCCCCGGCTGGAGGTGGCCATCTGCAGCGCCTTCTCGGACATCTCCCGCGAGGAAGTGGCCAAGCGCGTGGGCCGGGCGGATCTGCAGTGGCTGCGCAAGCCGTTCGATCTCGAGGTGGCCCGGGATCTGGCGCGCAAGCTGAGCGAGCAGGGCACCCAGCGGCGTCAGGGGCGCTGAACGGATCCAACCCGAGGGCCGGATACCCTCACCCCGTCCCTCTCCCGAGGGGAGAGGGGAGATGATGATGAAATCGTGATGGAGCCATGAGCCACGGGTGCGGCCCGGATCCGGGCAATGCCTCAGTGTGCTCCCATGTCCCCATCCCGGCATCTGGCTGTCTCCGCCATTCTCCTGATGGCGGCTCTCCTCGCCTGCGAAACCCCACCCGCACCGGCTCGGCTCCACACGGACTCCGTCAACCTCGTCCTCGGGGATGAGAGCTTCCAGGAGCGCTTCGGACGGGCTCCGACAGAGGAGGATGAGGAGGAGCTCCGGATCCGGGTCCACCTGGAATACGTG
The sequence above is drawn from the Archangium gephyra genome and encodes:
- a CDS encoding zf-TFIIB domain-containing protein, with product MKCPECKGQMLERSFEAHQGRQVTLDVCHTCRGLWFDTHESLQLSATGTLRLFRELYDRQGERPPPGHRVLSCPRCDSKLERAHDLAHNNRFQYSRCTQLHGHFISFFQFLREKGIARELTPRELTELRKHVDTLLCSDCGEPVRLANLTACVRCQAPLSLLDPECVENTVRGAQKADGSRRDVAPEVAARLLMNELKLSGFHRKPPPRDRPEHRSNAIPAVTLDAPDRRTSENASGAADAVDLIEMGIELVGVGLRALKHFFT
- a CDS encoding alpha/beta hydrolase-fold protein, producing MTHRQPTRLPLLLLLTLTALTGCPKPPPTPEQTHSEIQFDVTVPPETPVNATLLLTGEDSAFKGPTGQGLELVFQGGTTFSAKTRVPKNQPLTYTVQMTTPSAQVALDTAGSVVPARTLEAHQNEENVSFSVERWGPAGGDTQPRTAFVVAVPETTPGTDDIYLAGNHELLGGWNPAGVKLYKAVNNSYATVLSFTPDTSLEFKVTRGSWDKVEKTAEGAEVANHSHKTGTGFSRVSLSVGAWADFITLPPEQVLTGKIEYLSVTPTNTLLKKRDVIVWLPPDYGDDPERRYPVLYMHDGQNLMDATTAFAGEWGVDETAQELVEAGKVDALIIVGIYNTSDRGPEYTQVPDARYPEVDGANGGRADAYGQFIVNELKPMIDGKYRTRPEAKYTGLAGSSLGGLVTMYLGMKHPDTFSRLAVISPSVFWGNNDIVTKVNALPGKLALRIWVDIGTEEGSSSQETVDDTRLLRDALVNKGWVLGGDLKYTEVEGGKHNEAAWAARFGSVLQYLFPPPPP
- a CDS encoding sensor histidine kinase — encoded protein: MPIDTLARRLPLLLAVAAPFLVCWLFIDAYVLPAHLEPYVLHLNGTWKLQEGDGVGWAEPAYDDSGWGEIRFPGGYSSQGYRASQAWARKRFELPASLRDKPLLLTMGGMRTSRVTLFVNGHEVGRTDESFRGLKGEVDGLEAWRVDSRELLPGSNVLAVRFEWTLPGNDGVLDGRMLLGAQEQLTPYYLRASDIRQFFQNGALALFAFMLLLLGMFMSRKADPSRRALRRSTVFVVASAAFYLGARTGLLPLRQSSPLTFTILSLTVVGIVWAIIEFSQHYCLGHVTRGGKAHRAVCGVFAGAFLAVQVLGPLEGPVVLYRLFALYIFASVLYVSGLTTATLLRRQRSSDAVFAAAIFCMLGAGVVDLLTDLYVFQAPRLFSVSVINLGLCVGVLLIADFIQLSYVNETLSANLARSNAELAVALARAEDAARLKSALLAERLASVGTLATGVAHEINNPMAYVTANLTFLSKQLPELAHCAEGDEAVKEELAELGQVATESLEGARRVNQIVKELRLFARGGGDERLEAVDVRTVARRSLNLALHELEQRARIIQELEEVPRVLGSESQLGQVCLNLLLNAGQAMTKEDTDRNELILRTRRREDGWVMLEVADTGCGIPPEDQRRLFDPFFTTKQTGEGMGMGLSICHGIVKRLGGEIQVESAVGKGSVFRVVLPPHAA
- a CDS encoding tRNA1(Val) (adenine(37)-N6)-methyltransferase → MIQAPDETLDSIGTSGVKLLQRRSGYRFTLDAVLLAAFAATEGGEAGGPLLELGAGSGVVSFLLVRQFGLGPVDALELQPEVHARLVRAVALNECEGRVRPLLGDLREARSLFAPGAYAHVVSNPPFRPVNAGVRSPDEERALSKQELACDAPSVVAAARHALAPGGRVSLVYPAARVAEVLGLLVAAKLYPVALRFVHARVESPATRFLVHAVRDRQRGLSVRPPLIAHGEGPGGYSPEVAALMDAPRAERG
- a CDS encoding nitroreductase family protein — protein: MSEKSHPSIPLDWPRLSPEESQRRSRAFRESMDRRRSVRDFSSEPIPPGVLEDAIACAAHAPSGANQQPWTFVVITDPALKARLREAAEAEERESYARRMSEEWLEALVPLGTDWHKPHFTDAPAIIVVFAQLHGVKELPDGTRKKVKHYYVPESVGIAVGFLIAALTQAGVATLTHTPSPMGFLREVLGRPENEKAFAVLPVGYPAEGARVPDIRKKPLDEVLVRR
- the nrfH gene encoding cytochrome c nitrite reductase small subunit; its protein translation is MANEAPTAESTPGPRRRRPSAFAWLSLGVCALIGVAIGIGSFTFVYAKGISYMTDDPAACANCHVMRDQYAEWTNSSHHTVAVCNDCHTPPSFVGKYLSKARNGWHHSVAFTAGGFHEPIQITPHNRAITEQRCRSCHQPIVQAIDAHAASTGTEHDDGSISCIRCHSDVGHGP
- a CDS encoding ammonia-forming cytochrome c nitrite reductase subunit c552 gives rise to the protein MEASRTRRRMMLLLAAMVLAAGAAAGAAALAVNIMERKQEARNPFYRVVELTDDTVDPAIWGKNFPLQYDDYKRTVDQVRTKYGGSEAIPREPTANDPRTVTAQSRLEEDPRLKTFWAGYAFATDFREERGHAYVLEDQLFTERQHVTKQPGACLHCHASVYVTYKKQGEGDLIKGFEKVNAMPYAEARKLVEHPVACIDCHDSQTMQLRVTRPGFLEGIRALKASQGVQNYDVNKQATRQEMRTYVCGQCHVEYYFKGPEKRLTYPWANGIKIENILTYYAENGHKDWTHAETGAPVLKAQHPEFEMYNQGIHARSGVACADCHMPYKREGALKISDHHVRSPLLNVNRACQTCHNWTEAELTQRVTTIQDRTFELRNRAMDAMIALIGDMKAARGAGKTDADLKTAMELQRRAQFMVDFVEAENSMGFHAPEEAARILGIAMDLARQGQLAVRQPDYTPNLFPSTTPSVKPTEREVTPAPAGGTGSGTQGGGGTNH
- a CDS encoding response regulator; protein product: MRQASHGGLRPEAQGPRRILVVDDDPAILNVWRRVLGQRSRPSSLDHLEKKLFGSTPPATSASAPPSTPPAAPADAGFTIDTASQGMEGYQKVIAALEESRPYTFALVDMRMPPGWDGLETILHMLEKDPRLEVAICSAFSDISREEVAKRVGRADLQWLRKPFDLEVARDLARKLSEQGTQRRQGR